From the Bacillus carboniphilus genome, one window contains:
- a CDS encoding DinB family protein: protein MNDEMMFQQMKFIRSRTVASLDATPDEVATVIPEGFNNHLLWQYGHIYVSHEILLHSFVKEESKCPPHYLKLFAMGSKPADWGKEEEIPSLEELRTRLVEQPQKIMDTFGGRLGEIGEKPFVLGPETKFTTLGEVLGFAMWHEGLHQGTSDGIKRALGLKELFKIPEKN, encoded by the coding sequence AGTTTATTCGTAGTCGTACGGTTGCTTCTCTTGATGCGACTCCAGATGAGGTAGCGACTGTAATACCAGAAGGCTTTAACAATCACCTGTTATGGCAGTATGGACATATTTATGTTTCGCATGAAATACTCCTGCATTCTTTTGTAAAGGAAGAGTCCAAATGTCCTCCTCATTATTTAAAGCTTTTTGCGATGGGAAGTAAGCCTGCGGATTGGGGCAAAGAGGAAGAAATACCATCTCTGGAGGAACTTCGAACGCGTTTAGTTGAACAGCCACAGAAGATTATGGATACATTCGGTGGACGATTAGGTGAAATAGGAGAAAAGCCATTTGTGTTAGGACCTGAAACCAAGTTCACAACTTTAGGGGAGGTCCTTGGGTTTGCGATGTGGCATGAGGGTCTTCACCAAGGAACATCAGATGGAATCAAACGCGCATTAGGATTGAAAGAACTTTTTAAAATACCTGAAAAGAATTAA